The Methanothermobacter tenebrarum genome window below encodes:
- the rpsB gene encoding 30S ribosomal protein S2 codes for MAELLIPLDKYLAAGLHIGTQQKTVDMEKYIYRVRSDGLYVLDIRKTNDRIIAAAKFLAKYEPDDILAVSTRQYGQKPVKKFGEITGAKTIPGRFIPGTLTNPNFPKFIEPKVLVATDPRADSQAIIEAKQVNIPVVALCDTENLLGNVDIAIPVNNKGRKALALVYWLLTRQFLREKGILKEDEDLDVPPTEFEVKI; via the coding sequence TTGGCAGAACTCCTAATCCCATTGGACAAATACCTAGCAGCAGGCCTACATATCGGCACACAACAAAAAACAGTCGACATGGAAAAATACATTTACCGTGTAAGATCAGACGGCCTATACGTATTAGATATTAGGAAAACAAATGACAGGATCATAGCAGCCGCAAAATTCTTGGCAAAATACGAACCAGATGACATACTCGCAGTATCAACAAGACAATACGGGCAAAAACCCGTGAAAAAGTTCGGGGAAATAACCGGGGCGAAAACAATCCCAGGCAGATTCATCCCAGGGACTTTAACAAACCCGAACTTCCCAAAATTCATAGAACCCAAGGTACTCGTCGCAACAGACCCAAGAGCAGACTCACAAGCCATAATAGAAGCAAAACAAGTGAACATACCAGTAGTCGCCCTATGCGATACCGAAAACTTACTAGGGAACGTGGACATTGCCATACCAGTGAACAACAAAGGTAGAAAAGCCCTAGCATTAGTCTACTGGCTGCTCACAAGACAATTCCTCAGAGAAAAAGGCATACTAAAAGAAGACGAGGACCTTGATGTTCCCCCAACAGAATTCGAAGTAAAGATATGA
- the amrB gene encoding AmmeMemoRadiSam system protein B, which yields MKRNPAVAGTFYEAEESALRKRIEWCFHHKLGPGKIPKIGDKRRLKAVIAPHAGYMYSGPVAAHTYHEVAADGFPETFIILCPNHTGMGSGISMMSKGEWITPLGPVKIDENLAQELLEASGIIDMDESAHIGEHSCEVHLPFLQYFNQNFKIVPICMWMQDLETAKEIGNAITDASSGKDVLIIASTDFTHYEPAEAAYKKDQKVLEAILALDEDRMYERIYQYNVSMCGYGPVAASIIAAKGLGATRGKLLKYATSGDITGDSSSVVGYASVILE from the coding sequence ATGAAAAGAAACCCTGCAGTAGCAGGAACATTTTATGAAGCCGAAGAAAGCGCCCTAAGAAAAAGGATAGAATGGTGCTTCCACCATAAACTAGGCCCGGGAAAAATACCAAAAATAGGGGATAAAAGGAGACTAAAAGCTGTCATAGCACCCCATGCAGGTTACATGTATTCAGGGCCAGTGGCAGCCCACACCTACCATGAGGTTGCAGCCGATGGCTTCCCTGAAACCTTCATAATATTATGTCCAAACCATACAGGTATGGGCTCAGGCATATCCATGATGTCAAAAGGGGAATGGATAACACCACTAGGCCCTGTTAAAATCGATGAAAACCTTGCACAGGAACTCCTAGAAGCCTCTGGGATAATAGATATGGACGAATCAGCTCACATAGGGGAGCATAGTTGCGAAGTCCACCTACCATTCCTACAATATTTCAATCAAAACTTTAAGATAGTACCCATTTGCATGTGGATGCAAGACCTTGAAACAGCAAAAGAAATAGGAAATGCGATAACAGATGCAAGTTCTGGAAAGGATGTTCTGATCATAGCAAGTACAGATTTCACACACTATGAACCAGCCGAGGCCGCATACAAGAAAGACCAGAAAGTCCTTGAAGCCATATTAGCATTAGATGAGGATAGGATGTATGAACGGATTTACCAGTACAATGTTAGCATGTGTGGTTATGGTCCAGTAGCGGCTTCCATCATCGCAGCCAAGGGACTTGGAGCTACCCGGGGCAAACTCCTAAAATACGCAACCAGTGGTGATATAACAGGTGACAGCTCATCAGTTGTGGGATACGCATCAGTCATCCTCGAATAA
- the mvk gene encoding mevalonate kinase, translating into MDSMASAPGKAILFGEHAVVYDKPAIALAINKRATITIKESHKDYTSIKSDNIGLEAIISPETGLKLKKGEIGILNYILKALEFYHDSKPIKIKLEIEIPIGAGLGSSAAVTVATIAALDKYHKRKTTLPSIAKRAHKVELEVQGAASPLDTSISTHGGLIYLNEEKKIDQIKGDLKDSLVIGYTQSEDTAKMVKLVKERMERHPTIINHIMDAIAHTTKKAKKALETNDKECLGELMNINQGLLDAIGVNTRSLSDMIYTSREAGALGSKITGAGGGGSIIAYSPNRTRKIIETLKRKGYNAMKADPSKKGVIIEH; encoded by the coding sequence ATGGATTCAATGGCCTCTGCACCGGGTAAAGCCATCCTATTCGGGGAACATGCCGTAGTTTATGATAAACCAGCCATAGCACTCGCAATAAACAAGAGAGCCACCATAACCATCAAAGAATCCCATAAAGATTATACTAGTATAAAATCTGATAATATCGGCCTCGAAGCCATAATCAGCCCAGAAACCGGATTAAAATTAAAGAAGGGCGAAATAGGCATCCTAAATTATATCCTCAAGGCTCTGGAGTTTTATCATGATTCCAAGCCCATCAAAATAAAACTTGAAATCGAAATACCCATAGGGGCTGGTTTAGGCTCATCAGCCGCAGTTACAGTCGCCACAATAGCAGCACTCGACAAATACCACAAAAGAAAAACCACACTACCTTCAATCGCCAAAAGAGCCCACAAGGTCGAATTAGAAGTTCAAGGTGCTGCAAGTCCACTAGACACATCCATATCAACACACGGAGGCCTAATATACCTCAACGAGGAGAAAAAAATAGACCAAATCAAAGGAGACCTTAAAGACTCCCTAGTTATAGGATACACCCAATCAGAAGATACTGCCAAGATGGTTAAACTCGTGAAAGAACGGATGGAACGCCACCCTACCATTATAAACCATATCATGGACGCCATAGCACACACCACAAAAAAGGCAAAAAAAGCACTGGAAACCAATGATAAAGAATGCCTTGGAGAACTAATGAACATAAACCAGGGCCTATTAGACGCGATAGGTGTCAACACCCGCAGCCTATCAGATATGATATACACTAGTAGAGAAGCAGGGGCACTAGGCTCCAAAATAACAGGAGCAGGCGGCGGCGGGAGTATAATAGCATACTCACCCAATAGGACAAGAAAAATCATAGAAACCCTAAAAAGAAAAGGATATAATGCCATGAAAGCAGACCCTTCAAAAAAGGGAGTGATCATAGAACACTAA
- a CDS encoding isopentenyl phosphate kinase yields MIILKLGGSVITKKEAPEPTLDHENLKRIAGEISDSLPSSLIIVHGAGSFGHPLAKKYRIGAPTSLEELQRKMMGFSIIQRWVKILNIHVCDALRKEDIPVVSIQPSSFILAYNGRIKHADPRIIISYLERGFIPVTYGDVVLDTDENLKMSVLSGDQIIKYLGETLKPEKVILGTDVDGVFDKDPKKYPDAKLLERIKSLKDIKYQPGKSEDVTGAMLGKIKELLLLAEKGVNSEIINAKKPGNIKKALLGQKLKKTIIDGDI; encoded by the coding sequence TTGATCATATTAAAATTGGGTGGAAGCGTCATAACAAAAAAAGAGGCCCCAGAACCCACCTTAGACCATGAAAACCTTAAAAGGATTGCCGGGGAGATATCGGATTCCCTACCATCTTCTCTTATAATAGTCCATGGTGCAGGATCCTTCGGCCACCCCCTGGCGAAAAAGTATAGGATCGGAGCCCCAACAAGCCTTGAAGAATTGCAGAGGAAGATGATGGGATTCTCAATAATACAAAGATGGGTTAAAATTTTAAATATTCATGTATGCGACGCATTAAGGAAGGAGGATATCCCAGTTGTTTCAATACAACCATCATCTTTCATATTAGCATATAATGGGAGGATAAAACATGCAGATCCTAGGATAATAATCTCATACCTTGAAAGGGGCTTCATACCAGTAACCTATGGTGATGTAGTGCTCGATACAGACGAAAACTTGAAAATGTCTGTACTTTCAGGCGACCAGATCATAAAATACCTCGGGGAAACACTAAAACCTGAAAAGGTTATACTTGGAACAGACGTCGATGGAGTATTCGACAAAGACCCTAAAAAGTATCCAGACGCCAAACTTTTAGAACGGATAAAATCTCTTAAGGATATTAAATATCAGCCAGGAAAATCAGAGGACGTTACAGGGGCCATGCTGGGAAAGATAAAAGAACTCTTACTATTGGCTGAGAAAGGGGTGAATTCGGAGATAATTAATGCAAAGAAACCAGGGAATATTAAAAAGGCCCTTTTAGGCCAAAAGCTTAAAAAGACAATTATAGATGGGGATATATGA
- the fni gene encoding type 2 isopentenyl-diphosphate Delta-isomerase, producing the protein MISDRKLEHILLCTHYDVEYRKDTGFKDVELVHRALTQVNSEEIDLSIKLFGKELKSPIMITAITGGHPAAFNINRALAKAAEKLGIGLGVGSQRAGIEDPSLKATYTIAREEAPSTLLIGNIGAPQVEYAEAAVEMIDADALAIHLNPLQESIQPGGDINSSGLVDSIKGIVENIKVPVIVKETGAGICAEDALKLEEIGVAAIDIAGAGGTSWAAVETYRAEEKHLGRLYWDWGIPTAVSTVEVAETVKIPVIASGGIRSGLDAAKAIALGADAVGIALPVLKEAQRGYREVISVIRRFNESLKVAMYLVGAQNIEELKKAPIVIKGETRTWLHERGFNTSKYARRQRQ; encoded by the coding sequence ATGATTTCAGATAGAAAATTGGAACACATACTTTTATGCACACATTATGATGTAGAATACAGAAAGGATACAGGATTCAAGGATGTTGAACTTGTACACCGCGCATTAACCCAAGTTAATTCTGAAGAGATCGACTTGAGCATAAAACTATTCGGGAAAGAATTAAAATCACCCATAATGATAACAGCTATAACAGGAGGTCATCCCGCGGCCTTTAATATAAATAGGGCGCTTGCAAAGGCGGCTGAAAAATTGGGTATAGGATTAGGGGTTGGAAGCCAAAGAGCGGGTATAGAAGATCCCTCACTCAAGGCCACTTATACTATTGCTAGGGAAGAGGCACCATCAACATTATTAATAGGGAATATCGGAGCGCCCCAAGTAGAATATGCAGAGGCTGCAGTCGAGATGATAGATGCAGACGCCCTGGCAATCCACTTAAACCCCCTACAGGAGTCCATACAACCAGGAGGTGACATAAACTCCAGTGGATTGGTAGACTCCATCAAAGGGATAGTGGAGAATATAAAAGTGCCAGTAATCGTAAAAGAAACAGGTGCTGGTATATGTGCAGAGGATGCCCTTAAATTAGAAGAGATAGGTGTGGCGGCCATAGACATTGCAGGGGCTGGAGGGACTAGCTGGGCTGCTGTTGAAACATACAGGGCCGAAGAAAAGCATCTTGGGAGATTATACTGGGATTGGGGCATACCAACAGCTGTGAGCACAGTGGAGGTTGCGGAGACGGTTAAAATACCAGTGATAGCATCAGGAGGGATAAGAAGTGGATTAGACGCTGCTAAGGCCATAGCATTAGGGGCTGACGCTGTTGGGATAGCCTTACCAGTACTTAAGGAAGCTCAGAGGGGCTACAGGGAAGTTATCAGTGTAATAAGGAGGTTCAATGAGTCCCTGAAAGTGGCAATGTACCTAGTGGGCGCTCAGAACATAGAAGAACTTAAAAAAGCCCCAATCGTGATAAAAGGCGAAACAAGAACATGGTTACATGAAAGGGGCTTTAACACGTCAAAATATGCAAGGAGGCAACGACAGTGA
- a CDS encoding RNase J family beta-CASP ribonuclease — MTVEIIAIGGYEEVGKNMSAVKINDDVVIFDMGIHLDRVHVHEDTDIARMHSLDLIERGVIPDDTLMREVNGKVRAIVFTHGHLDHIGGVAKLAHRYNAPIIGTPYTIALIERIIKSERKFNVPNRLEVLNAGEKCQLSPEMTLEFINVTHSIPQSVIAALHTPEGIIVYGLDFKFDDHQIISPPPDYHRLKELGRKGVLALIVETTRVADSEEVKTPSEKVARILLEDIMKRPLEEKSAMIVTTFSSHIERIQAISDIAKKSNRQILLLGRSMERYCSLAESMGILKLPENASIFGSPKSVNRALARAEAKREDYLLVTTGHQGEPDALLPRIANGKTQFNVKQGDNIIISAPVIPNPMNIANRNLMEKRLTSNGARIYTNAHVSGHAGKEDHRDFLRMLNPVHVIPAHGDIYMLSAYAELAEEEGYRLGNDIHILRNGQAQVFNGGI; from the coding sequence GTGACCGTTGAGATCATCGCCATCGGAGGCTACGAAGAAGTGGGAAAAAACATGTCAGCAGTCAAAATAAACGACGACGTAGTAATATTCGACATGGGAATACACCTTGACAGGGTACATGTACATGAAGATACCGACATTGCAAGGATGCACAGCCTAGACCTCATCGAAAGGGGTGTCATACCAGATGACACGCTCATGAGAGAAGTTAACGGGAAAGTAAGGGCAATAGTATTTACACACGGCCACTTAGACCACATCGGAGGGGTGGCGAAACTAGCCCACCGCTACAATGCACCTATAATAGGAACACCCTACACTATAGCGCTAATAGAACGCATAATAAAATCAGAGAGAAAATTCAACGTACCCAATAGGTTAGAGGTTCTAAATGCTGGTGAAAAATGTCAACTATCACCTGAGATGACACTAGAATTTATAAATGTTACACATAGCATACCCCAGTCAGTCATAGCAGCCCTACACACACCAGAGGGTATAATAGTATATGGTCTAGATTTCAAATTCGACGACCACCAGATAATATCACCACCCCCAGATTACCATCGCCTAAAGGAACTAGGACGTAAAGGAGTGCTGGCATTAATAGTGGAAACTACGAGAGTAGCTGACTCAGAGGAGGTTAAAACACCATCTGAGAAGGTTGCGAGGATACTACTCGAGGATATAATGAAAAGACCACTCGAAGAAAAATCCGCCATGATAGTAACCACATTTTCATCACACATCGAGCGTATACAAGCCATAAGTGACATAGCAAAAAAAAGCAACCGGCAAATACTTCTACTTGGAAGGTCAATGGAAAGATATTGCAGTCTAGCAGAATCCATGGGAATCCTGAAATTACCAGAAAATGCGAGCATATTCGGAAGTCCCAAATCAGTTAACAGGGCCCTCGCAAGGGCCGAGGCCAAAAGAGAAGATTATCTGCTCGTGACAACAGGACACCAGGGCGAACCAGACGCTCTGCTGCCTAGGATAGCCAATGGTAAAACGCAATTTAATGTAAAGCAAGGAGACAACATCATCATATCTGCGCCTGTCATACCCAATCCAATGAATATAGCAAACCGCAACCTCATGGAGAAAAGACTCACATCAAATGGGGCTAGGATCTATACAAATGCTCACGTATCAGGGCATGCTGGTAAAGAGGATCACAGGGACTTCCTTAGGATGCTCAACCCAGTCCATGTAATCCCAGCCCACGGGGACATTTACATGTTATCAGCATACGCTGAACTCGCAGAAGAAGAAGGTTACAGGTTAGGTAACGACATCCACATATTAAGGAATGGACAAGCCCAAGTCTTCAATGGAGGGATCTGA
- the idsA gene encoding short chain isoprenyl diphosphate synthase IdsA, with protein sequence METLGEYSKLINPRLEEILADITPRSLYEASMHLISAGGKKIRPTLALLSCQAVGGEMEDAMNVATAIELIHTFSLIHDDIMDKDEMRRGQPSVHVLWGESMAILAGDILFSKAFESTLKTRIDETSYKRVKNAISIIIDSCVKICEGQALDISFEENFNIKEEEYLEMIYKKTAALISAATRSGAIMGGGTHEEIEALGEYGKLIGLAFQIHDDYLDIAGDEKTLGKPIGSDIAEGKMTILTVKTLEKASEQDREKLIRILEAKSQEGVNEAIEIFKKYETIEYAHRLAKEYTKRAKEKLKVLEESQAKKLLQEIADFIIERKH encoded by the coding sequence ATGGAAACACTTGGAGAATACTCCAAGCTCATAAACCCAAGACTAGAGGAAATATTAGCTGATATAACACCAAGGAGCCTATATGAGGCGTCAATGCACCTTATAAGTGCCGGGGGTAAAAAGATCAGGCCAACATTAGCCCTCCTCAGTTGCCAGGCAGTAGGTGGTGAAATGGAGGATGCTATGAATGTTGCAACAGCTATCGAGCTAATACACACATTCTCATTAATACATGATGATATCATGGACAAAGACGAAATGAGAAGAGGCCAACCATCAGTTCACGTACTCTGGGGAGAATCCATGGCAATACTCGCAGGTGACATACTATTCTCCAAGGCCTTCGAAAGCACATTAAAGACTAGAATCGATGAAACTTCATACAAGCGTGTTAAGAATGCAATATCAATCATCATAGATTCCTGCGTGAAAATATGTGAAGGACAAGCACTAGACATAAGCTTTGAAGAAAACTTCAACATCAAAGAAGAAGAATACCTTGAGATGATCTACAAAAAGACAGCAGCACTCATATCAGCCGCTACAAGATCAGGGGCTATAATGGGTGGGGGCACACACGAGGAAATCGAAGCACTGGGAGAATATGGGAAACTAATAGGATTAGCATTCCAAATCCATGACGACTACCTAGACATAGCAGGTGACGAAAAAACCTTGGGAAAACCAATAGGAAGCGACATAGCAGAAGGAAAAATGACAATACTCACAGTTAAAACCCTGGAAAAGGCTTCAGAACAGGACAGGGAAAAACTGATAAGAATATTAGAAGCCAAAAGCCAAGAAGGCGTCAACGAAGCCATAGAAATCTTCAAAAAATATGAAACAATAGAATATGCCCACAGACTAGCCAAAGAATACACCAAAAGAGCTAAAGAAAAACTCAAAGTACTAGAAGAATCACAAGCGAAAAAACTCCTACAAGAAATAGCAGACTTCATAATCGAAAGAAAACATTAG
- a CDS encoding glutamate--tRNA ligase — protein MNLEKIIYKYALINAVKHKGKAMEKAVIGAIMSNEPQFRKKPQKVLQKTKNIVEKVNKLTPKEQKKELKKLGIKLKEKKEAEKKKKLPPLPNIQEKVILRFAPNPSGPLHIGHARAAILNHEYAKKYKGKLILRMEDTDPRRVDPKAYKMIQEDLKWLGIKWDQLIIQSDRIPTYYKHATKLLEKGGGYICTCKPTEFKKLKDQSKPCPCRNLPTKENLKRWEKMQKMPEGKAVLRVKTDLKHKNPAIRDWVALRIVDEPHPRTGKKYRIYPTMNFAVTIDDHLLGITHVLRGKDHITNTEKQEYLYKHLGWKPPTFIHYGRLHMENIQLSTSKTKEGIQKGKYKGWDDPRLGTIRAIKRRGIQAQAIREAMIEIGAKIADSTLTWKKIYGLNKNILEEIANRYFFVAEPQPFKIKNLPEHLKGTIERPLHPDHPERGQRKIPFNGRVYIQKDDLKKAKILRLVDAVNVKIKNNSLEYHSMSLEEARKHNAKIIHWVPMDENIPANVIMPNTKIVEGLLEPAAKSLKIDQIVQLERFGFARVDKTNKKTTFYYTHK, from the coding sequence ATGAACCTAGAAAAGATAATATACAAATACGCCCTAATAAACGCGGTCAAACACAAAGGCAAGGCCATGGAAAAGGCAGTTATAGGGGCGATCATGAGCAACGAACCACAATTCAGAAAAAAACCCCAAAAAGTCCTCCAAAAAACAAAAAATATAGTAGAAAAAGTCAACAAGCTAACCCCCAAAGAACAAAAAAAAGAACTAAAAAAACTAGGAATAAAACTAAAAGAAAAAAAGGAAGCCGAAAAAAAGAAAAAACTACCACCACTACCCAACATCCAAGAAAAGGTCATTCTAAGATTCGCCCCAAATCCAAGCGGGCCCCTCCACATAGGACATGCAAGAGCCGCGATACTAAACCACGAATACGCCAAAAAATACAAAGGCAAACTAATACTCCGCATGGAAGACACAGACCCCAGAAGAGTAGACCCCAAAGCCTACAAGATGATACAAGAAGACCTAAAATGGCTAGGAATAAAATGGGACCAACTCATAATACAAAGCGACAGAATACCCACCTATTACAAACACGCGACAAAACTACTAGAAAAAGGTGGAGGATACATCTGCACATGCAAACCAACAGAATTCAAAAAACTAAAAGACCAATCCAAGCCATGCCCATGCAGAAACCTCCCAACAAAGGAAAACCTCAAACGCTGGGAGAAAATGCAAAAAATGCCAGAAGGCAAAGCAGTCCTCAGAGTGAAAACAGACCTCAAACACAAAAACCCGGCCATAAGAGACTGGGTAGCCCTCCGTATAGTAGATGAACCACACCCACGCACAGGAAAAAAATATCGCATATACCCCACAATGAACTTCGCAGTAACAATAGACGACCACCTACTAGGAATAACACACGTACTCAGAGGAAAAGACCACATAACAAACACAGAAAAACAAGAATACCTCTACAAACACCTAGGATGGAAGCCGCCAACATTCATACACTACGGCCGACTACACATGGAAAACATACAACTCAGCACATCCAAAACAAAAGAAGGAATACAAAAAGGAAAATACAAAGGATGGGACGACCCCAGACTCGGAACAATAAGAGCCATAAAAAGGCGAGGAATACAAGCACAGGCCATAAGAGAAGCCATGATAGAAATCGGCGCGAAAATAGCAGACTCAACCCTAACCTGGAAAAAAATCTACGGCCTAAACAAAAACATACTAGAAGAGATAGCAAACAGATACTTCTTCGTAGCAGAACCCCAACCATTCAAAATCAAAAACCTCCCAGAACACTTAAAAGGTACAATAGAAAGACCATTACACCCAGACCACCCAGAAAGGGGCCAAAGGAAAATACCATTCAACGGCAGAGTCTACATCCAAAAAGACGACCTCAAAAAAGCGAAAATACTAAGACTCGTAGATGCGGTCAACGTCAAAATAAAAAACAACAGCCTAGAATATCACAGCATGAGCCTAGAAGAAGCGAGAAAACACAATGCAAAAATAATACACTGGGTGCCAATGGACGAAAACATACCAGCCAATGTAATAATGCCAAACACAAAAATTGTAGAAGGCCTCCTTGAACCAGCCGCAAAAAGCCTCAAAATCGACCAAATAGTACAACTTGAAAGATTTGGATTCGCAAGAGTAGATAAAACAAACAAAAAAACCACATTCTATTACACCCACAAATAA